From the genome of Streptacidiphilus rugosus AM-16, one region includes:
- a CDS encoding HelD family protein gives MPAHSPATANPLDRERAHLASSRAALRAMREDVQALDIRDVTGNWVNAAILAREIDDRIKALADLADTPLFFGRLDFLHAPGADLAEGSEGERFYIGRRHVHDHDGDPMVIDWRAPVSQSFYRASKKDPLDVGLRRRFGYTGGELTAYEDEHLTDPEEQTGTSALLAAEIERPRVGPMRDIVATIQPEQDEIVRADVHGTVCVQGAPGTGKTAVGLHRVAYLLYAHRERLARTGTLVVGPNRSFLQYIEQVLPALGELDVAQATVEELVAHVPLRGQDSPEAAGLKGDARMAEVLRRAVRSGITMPTEGCVVVRGSRRWRVASYELEEIVRELMNRDIRYGAAQAALPQRIAHAVLVKMEQASEAPDDRVQDAVARSASVKATAKALWPPVDPAKLVLRLLSDPEFLARCAEGLLTPEEQAVVLWPRPGRSVKTAAWTPADAVLVDEARDLVERTPSLGHVVLDEAQDLSPMQYRAVGRRCTTGSATVLGDIAQGTTPWSTDTWATALEHLGKPGSRVEELTTGFRVPGEVIEYASLLLPEIAPDLAPATSIRDTADSLAIRRVAPVTGATGAEDASALDAACALAPATPPALTDAVVEACVAALGHEGSTGLIAADARIPVLAAALEAAGLPFLDPGSETSADARLTLVPASLAKGLEYDYVVLDEPAAIVDGEADLRTGLRRLYVCLTRAVSGLTVLHARPLPEALAL, from the coding sequence GTGCCTGCGCACTCCCCTGCAACCGCCAATCCCCTCGACCGCGAGCGTGCTCACCTCGCCTCCTCCCGCGCCGCGCTGCGCGCCATGCGCGAGGACGTCCAGGCGCTCGACATCCGCGACGTCACCGGCAACTGGGTCAACGCCGCGATCCTCGCCCGCGAGATCGACGACCGGATCAAGGCCCTGGCCGACCTCGCCGACACCCCGCTCTTCTTCGGCCGGCTCGACTTCCTCCACGCCCCCGGCGCGGACCTGGCCGAGGGCAGCGAGGGCGAGCGGTTCTACATCGGCCGCCGCCACGTCCACGACCACGACGGCGATCCGATGGTCATCGACTGGCGCGCGCCGGTCTCCCAGTCGTTCTACCGCGCCAGCAAGAAGGACCCGCTGGACGTCGGCCTGCGCCGCCGTTTCGGCTACACCGGCGGCGAACTCACCGCCTACGAGGACGAACACCTCACCGACCCCGAGGAGCAGACGGGCACGAGCGCGCTGCTCGCCGCCGAGATCGAGCGCCCCCGCGTCGGCCCGATGCGCGACATCGTCGCGACGATCCAGCCCGAGCAGGACGAGATCGTCCGCGCCGACGTGCACGGCACCGTCTGCGTCCAGGGCGCCCCCGGCACCGGGAAGACGGCCGTCGGCCTGCACCGTGTCGCCTACCTGCTCTATGCCCACCGCGAGCGGCTGGCCCGCACCGGCACGCTGGTCGTCGGCCCGAACCGCTCCTTCCTGCAGTACATCGAGCAGGTGCTGCCCGCCCTCGGCGAGCTCGACGTCGCGCAGGCGACGGTCGAGGAACTGGTCGCGCACGTGCCGCTGCGCGGGCAGGACAGCCCGGAGGCGGCCGGCCTCAAGGGCGACGCCCGGATGGCCGAGGTGCTGCGACGGGCGGTGCGTTCCGGCATCACGATGCCGACGGAGGGCTGCGTCGTGGTGCGCGGCTCGCGTCGCTGGCGCGTCGCCTCCTACGAACTGGAGGAGATCGTCCGGGAACTGATGAACCGTGATATCCGCTACGGCGCGGCGCAGGCGGCCCTTCCGCAGCGGATCGCGCACGCCGTCCTGGTGAAGATGGAGCAGGCGAGCGAGGCCCCCGACGACCGCGTCCAGGACGCCGTCGCGCGCAGCGCCTCCGTCAAGGCGACGGCCAAGGCGCTGTGGCCGCCGGTGGATCCGGCGAAGCTGGTGCTGCGCCTGCTCTCGGACCCGGAGTTCCTGGCACGGTGCGCGGAGGGGCTGCTCACGCCGGAGGAGCAGGCGGTCGTGCTCTGGCCCAGGCCCGGGCGCAGCGTGAAGACGGCGGCGTGGACGCCCGCCGACGCGGTGCTGGTCGACGAGGCGCGGGACCTGGTCGAGCGGACGCCCTCGCTCGGTCACGTGGTGCTGGACGAGGCGCAGGACCTCTCCCCGATGCAGTACCGGGCGGTCGGCCGCCGCTGCACCACGGGCTCGGCGACGGTGCTCGGCGACATCGCCCAGGGCACGACGCCCTGGTCCACGGACACCTGGGCGACGGCCCTGGAGCACCTGGGCAAGCCCGGCTCCCGCGTCGAGGAGCTGACGACGGGCTTCCGCGTGCCCGGCGAGGTCATCGAGTACGCCTCGCTGCTGCTTCCGGAGATCGCACCGGACCTCGCCCCGGCCACCTCGATCCGCGACACTGCCGACTCGCTCGCGATCCGGCGCGTGGCCCCGGTGACCGGCGCGACCGGTGCGGAGGACGCGTCGGCGCTCGACGCGGCCTGCGCGCTGGCCCCGGCGACGCCGCCGGCGCTGACGGACGCCGTCGTGGAGGCCTGTGTCGCGGCGCTCGGGCACGAGGGCTCCACCGGCCTGATCGCGGCGGACGCGCGGATTCCCGTGCTGGCCGCCGCGCTGGAGGCGGCGGGCCTGCCCTTCCTCGACCCCGGCTCGGAGACCTCCGCGGACGCCCGACTGACCCTCGTCCCCGCGTCGCTGGCCAAGGGCCTGGAGTACGACTACGTGGTCCTGGACGAGCCCGCCGCGATCGTGGACGGCGAGGCCGACCTCCGCACCGGGCTCCGCCGCCTCTACGTCTGCCTCACCCGCGCCGTCTCCGGCCTCACCGTCCTCCACGCCCGCCCCCTCCCCGAGGCGCTGGCCCTCTGA
- a CDS encoding Uma2 family endonuclease translates to MTAEPVHRWHRPPVGGYTVDDLLTLPDLPPHTELIDGSLVFVSPQKEFHSLMIFLLDVGLRATVPDAYRVRREMAVVLDERNAPEPDLCVVKADAVGLGRTRYAVEDVLLAVEVVSPDSEARDRDTKPHKYARAGIEHYWLVDASEGWHHPVVQVFELDHDKRVYNLAGVYHDRLVLSRPFPVEIDLTAIDQL, encoded by the coding sequence ATGACCGCTGAGCCCGTGCACCGCTGGCACCGGCCGCCCGTCGGCGGCTACACCGTGGACGACCTGCTGACCCTGCCCGACCTCCCGCCGCACACCGAGCTGATCGATGGCAGCCTGGTATTCGTGAGTCCGCAGAAGGAATTCCACAGCTTGATGATCTTTCTGCTGGATGTCGGTCTACGGGCCACCGTTCCCGACGCCTACCGGGTTCGCCGGGAGATGGCGGTGGTGCTCGACGAACGCAACGCCCCGGAACCGGATCTGTGCGTCGTGAAGGCGGACGCCGTGGGTCTCGGCCGGACTCGCTACGCGGTGGAGGACGTGCTCCTTGCCGTGGAGGTGGTCTCGCCCGATTCCGAGGCGCGTGACCGCGACACCAAGCCGCACAAGTACGCCCGCGCAGGCATCGAGCACTACTGGCTGGTCGACGCCTCCGAGGGATGGCACCACCCCGTCGTGCAGGTCTTCGAACTCGACCACGACAAGCGGGTCTACAACCTCGCAGGCGTCTATCACGACCGCCTGGTACTCAGTCGGCCGTTCCCCGTGGAGATCGACCTCACGGCCATCGATCAGCTGTAG
- a CDS encoding GNAT family N-acetyltransferase encodes MSNDDARFRTAELADIPALVPLIESAYRGESSRAGWTTEADLLEGRRTDAESVAAVITRDGSMMLVVEREDRIVACCQLEHRGGTAYFGMFSVRPELQGAGLGRTVLARAETFAREVWGVGEMEMTVIVQRADLIAWYERRGFTRTGEYSPFPYGNDRVGTPLRDDLRFERLTKKL; translated from the coding sequence GTGTCGAACGACGACGCACGCTTCCGGACCGCCGAGCTCGCGGACATCCCGGCACTGGTGCCGCTGATCGAGTCCGCCTACCGGGGCGAGTCGAGCCGCGCGGGCTGGACCACGGAGGCGGACCTGCTGGAGGGCCGCCGGACCGACGCCGAGAGCGTCGCCGCGGTGATCACCAGGGACGGCTCGATGATGCTGGTGGTGGAGCGGGAGGACCGCATCGTCGCCTGCTGCCAGCTGGAACACCGGGGCGGCACGGCGTACTTCGGCATGTTCTCGGTCCGCCCCGAACTCCAGGGCGCGGGCCTGGGCCGGACCGTCCTGGCCCGGGCCGAGACCTTCGCCCGGGAGGTGTGGGGCGTCGGCGAGATGGAGATGACCGTGATCGTGCAGCGCGCCGACCTCATCGCCTGGTACGAACGCCGCGGCTTCACCCGCACCGGCGAGTACTCCCCCTTCCCCTACGGCAACGACCGCGTCGGCACCCCGCTCCGCGACGACCTGCGCTTCGAGCGGCTGACCAAGAAGCTGTGA
- a CDS encoding DNA repair helicase XPB translates to MNDGPLIVQSDKTLLLETGHADADACRRAIAPFAELERAPEHVHTYRVTPLGLWNARAAGHDAEQVVDALVTYSRYPVPNALLVDVADTMDRYGRLQLSKHPVHGLVLTTTDRPVLEEILRSKKIMPLVGQRLDPDTVVVHPSERGQIKQVLLKLGWPAEDFAGYVDGEAHPIELDQDGWELRPYQEQAAEGFWHGGSGVVVLPCGAGKTLVGAAAMAKAKATTLILVTNTVSARQWKHELVKRTTLTEDEIGEYSGARKEIRPVTIATYQVMTTKRKGVYPHLELFDSRDWGLIVYDEVHLLPAPVFKFTADLQARRRIGLTATLVREDGREGDVFSLIGPKRFDAPWKEIEAQGYIAPADCCEVRVTLTDHERLAYATAEPEERYRFCATTATKRRVTQALVEKHRGTPTLVIGQYIDQLDELGEALGAPVIKGETTNAQREKLFDAFREGEISVLVVSKVANFSIDLPEATVAIQVSGTFGSRQEEAQRLGRVLRPKADGHMAHFYSVVARDTIDQDFAAHRQRFLAEQGYAYRIIDADDVL, encoded by the coding sequence GTGAACGACGGGCCGCTGATCGTCCAATCCGACAAGACCCTGCTGCTGGAGACCGGTCACGCCGACGCCGACGCCTGCCGGCGCGCCATCGCGCCGTTCGCGGAGCTGGAGCGGGCGCCCGAGCACGTGCACACCTACCGGGTGACGCCCCTGGGCCTGTGGAACGCGCGTGCCGCCGGGCATGACGCCGAGCAGGTCGTGGACGCGCTGGTCACGTACTCGCGCTACCCCGTGCCGAACGCGCTGCTGGTGGACGTCGCCGACACCATGGACCGATACGGCCGGCTGCAGCTCAGCAAGCACCCCGTGCACGGCCTGGTGCTGACCACCACCGACCGGCCCGTGCTGGAGGAGATCCTCCGGTCGAAGAAGATCATGCCGCTGGTCGGCCAGCGGCTGGACCCGGACACCGTCGTCGTGCACCCCTCCGAGCGCGGCCAGATCAAGCAGGTGCTGCTCAAGCTCGGCTGGCCGGCCGAGGACTTCGCGGGCTACGTGGACGGCGAGGCGCACCCGATCGAGCTGGACCAGGACGGCTGGGAGCTGCGGCCCTACCAGGAGCAGGCCGCCGAGGGCTTCTGGCACGGCGGCTCCGGCGTCGTCGTGCTGCCCTGCGGCGCCGGCAAGACGCTGGTCGGCGCGGCCGCGATGGCCAAGGCGAAGGCGACCACCCTGATCCTGGTCACCAACACCGTCTCCGCCCGCCAGTGGAAGCACGAGCTGGTCAAGCGCACGACCCTGACCGAGGACGAGATCGGCGAGTACAGCGGCGCCCGCAAGGAGATCCGTCCGGTCACCATCGCGACGTACCAGGTCATGACGACCAAGCGGAAGGGCGTCTACCCGCACCTGGAGCTGTTCGACTCGCGCGACTGGGGCCTGATCGTCTACGACGAGGTGCACCTGCTGCCCGCGCCGGTGTTCAAGTTCACCGCCGACCTGCAGGCCCGCCGCCGGATCGGCCTGACCGCGACGCTGGTGCGGGAGGACGGCCGCGAGGGGGACGTGTTCTCGCTGATCGGGCCGAAGCGCTTCGACGCCCCGTGGAAGGAGATCGAGGCGCAGGGCTACATCGCTCCGGCCGACTGCTGCGAGGTGCGGGTCACCCTCACCGACCACGAGCGGCTCGCGTACGCCACGGCGGAGCCGGAGGAGCGCTACCGCTTCTGCGCCACCACGGCGACCAAGCGGCGGGTCACCCAGGCGCTCGTCGAGAAGCACCGGGGCACGCCCACGCTGGTCATCGGTCAGTACATCGACCAGCTGGACGAGCTGGGCGAGGCGCTCGGCGCGCCGGTGATCAAGGGCGAGACGACGAACGCGCAGCGCGAGAAGCTGTTCGACGCCTTCCGTGAGGGCGAGATCAGCGTGCTGGTGGTGTCCAAGGTCGCCAACTTCTCCATCGACCTGCCCGAGGCGACGGTGGCGATCCAGGTGTCGGGGACCTTCGGGTCCCGCCAGGAGGAGGCCCAGCGGCTGGGCCGCGTGCTGCGTCCGAAGGCGGACGGGCACATGGCGCACTTCTACTCGGTCGTGGCCAGGGACACCATCGACCAGGACTTCGCCGCGCACCGGCAGCGGTTCCTGGCCGAGCAGGGCTACGCCTACCGGATCATCGACGCGGACGACGTGCTGTAG
- a CDS encoding helicase-associated domain-containing protein yields MSTGRTGGSPRAKTAKAAPRAQAPAPVAPRTLAEDLRGRDDDALGALLRARPDLVHPVPADLTQLATRSSTRASVIRALERLDRFTLQVAEALAVAADPCEPAELRTLLGAAQEPEVEAVLGPALATLRDAALLWGEPERLRLIRTARDVLAPSGGQPGPTGLGPVLSEAGAGISPGRLQEILADAGLPSTHDQVSALASLSALFADRARAEALLAQAPEGARAALNKLVWGPPFGATPPRAVRAADARTPVEWLQARGFLLPAGRDAVVLPREVALFLRDGLAHRQLEPTAPTVATSRTIGPDQADRAAAAQAFTAVRTVEEALDLWSNEPPTVLRAGGLGVRDLRRAAQALDLPEPTTAFWYELAYGAGLLAPDGEADERWAPTPAYDEWLRQDVAERWLLLARTWLAATRLAALVGSRDAKDKVLPALGGGLDRALAPEIRRDVLSLLASLPPGGTGEPASLTARVRWERPLRGGELRDRLVGWTLDEAEQLGLTGRGALARYAVPLLDGDETSAQARLAPLLPEPLDQVILQPDLTAIAPGPLRTPLAQTLGVAADVESKGGATVYRFTPDSVRRALDAGRSAAELHAFLAEHSSTPVPQPLSYLIDDVARRHGRLRVGAASAYLRCDDDALLDELLADRRAAQLRLRRLAPTVLAAQAEPTAVLTALRAMGYAPAAESADGDVLISRPDARRTPPRTPPAPVPDGPPPVTRALLSAAVKAIRAGDRAATVPHRAETPGGPLPRTPAAETLATLQTAVLTGDPVWIGYVNAEGAASQRVIEPVRVEGGFVTAFDQFHEEMRTFSLHRITGVAELAADEA; encoded by the coding sequence ATGAGCACCGGGAGAACCGGGGGGTCTCCCCGGGCGAAGACGGCGAAGGCGGCGCCCCGCGCGCAGGCACCGGCGCCGGTCGCGCCGCGCACGCTCGCGGAGGATCTGCGCGGTCGGGACGACGACGCCCTCGGCGCGCTGCTGCGGGCCCGCCCGGATCTGGTGCATCCGGTGCCCGCCGACCTGACGCAGCTCGCCACCCGCAGCTCCACCCGGGCCAGCGTGATCCGCGCGCTGGAGCGGCTGGACCGCTTCACCCTCCAGGTCGCCGAGGCGCTCGCCGTCGCCGCCGACCCGTGCGAGCCTGCCGAGCTGCGCACGCTGCTCGGCGCCGCGCAGGAGCCCGAGGTCGAGGCGGTGCTCGGTCCCGCGCTCGCGACGCTCCGTGACGCGGCCCTGCTGTGGGGGGAGCCGGAGCGGCTGCGGCTGATCCGGACCGCGCGCGACGTGCTGGCGCCGAGCGGCGGGCAGCCGGGGCCGACAGGGCTGGGGCCGGTGCTCAGTGAGGCGGGCGCGGGGATCTCGCCCGGTCGGCTGCAGGAGATCCTCGCGGACGCGGGCCTGCCCAGCACCCACGACCAGGTGAGCGCGCTGGCGTCGCTGAGCGCGCTCTTCGCCGACCGCGCGCGGGCGGAGGCGCTGCTCGCGCAGGCGCCCGAGGGCGCACGGGCGGCGCTGAACAAGCTGGTCTGGGGCCCTCCCTTCGGCGCGACCCCGCCGCGCGCCGTCCGCGCGGCCGACGCACGCACCCCCGTCGAGTGGCTCCAGGCACGCGGCTTCCTGCTGCCCGCGGGGCGGGACGCCGTCGTACTCCCGCGCGAGGTCGCGCTCTTCCTCCGGGACGGCCTGGCGCACCGTCAGCTCGAACCGACCGCACCGACGGTGGCGACGTCCCGGACGATCGGCCCCGACCAGGCGGACCGGGCGGCCGCCGCCCAGGCCTTCACGGCCGTCCGCACGGTCGAGGAGGCACTCGACCTGTGGAGCAACGAGCCGCCGACCGTGCTGCGGGCCGGCGGCCTCGGCGTCCGCGATCTGCGGCGCGCCGCCCAGGCCCTGGACCTGCCCGAGCCGACGACCGCCTTCTGGTACGAACTCGCCTACGGCGCGGGACTGCTGGCGCCCGACGGCGAGGCCGATGAGCGCTGGGCGCCGACCCCCGCCTACGACGAGTGGCTGCGGCAGGACGTCGCCGAGCGCTGGCTGCTGCTGGCCCGCACCTGGCTGGCTGCGACCCGGTTGGCCGCGCTGGTCGGCAGCCGCGACGCGAAGGACAAGGTGCTGCCCGCCCTCGGCGGCGGGCTCGACCGGGCGCTGGCGCCGGAGATCCGTCGGGACGTGCTGAGCCTCCTCGCCTCGCTGCCGCCCGGCGGCACGGGCGAGCCCGCATCGCTGACCGCCAGGGTCCGCTGGGAGCGGCCGCTGCGCGGCGGCGAGCTGCGGGACCGGCTGGTCGGCTGGACTCTGGACGAGGCCGAGCAGCTGGGTCTGACCGGCAGGGGCGCACTGGCACGCTACGCCGTGCCGCTGCTGGACGGTGACGAGACGTCGGCCCAGGCCCGCCTCGCTCCGCTGCTCCCGGAGCCGCTGGACCAGGTGATCCTCCAGCCCGACCTCACCGCCATCGCGCCCGGACCGCTGCGCACGCCGCTCGCCCAGACCCTCGGCGTGGCGGCGGACGTCGAGTCGAAGGGCGGCGCGACGGTCTACCGCTTCACCCCGGACTCGGTGCGCCGTGCCCTGGACGCCGGCCGCAGCGCGGCCGAACTGCATGCGTTCCTGGCCGAGCACTCCAGCACGCCGGTGCCGCAACCGCTCTCGTACCTGATCGACGACGTGGCCCGGCGCCACGGCCGGCTGCGGGTCGGCGCGGCCTCGGCGTACCTGCGCTGCGACGACGACGCACTGCTGGACGAGCTGCTCGCCGACCGGCGCGCCGCGCAGCTGCGGCTGCGCCGCCTGGCGCCGACCGTGCTGGCCGCGCAGGCGGAGCCGACCGCGGTGCTGACGGCGCTGCGCGCCATGGGCTACGCCCCGGCGGCCGAGTCCGCCGACGGCGACGTCCTGATCTCCCGCCCCGACGCCCGCCGCACGCCGCCGCGCACGCCGCCCGCGCCCGTCCCCGACGGCCCGCCGCCGGTCACCCGGGCGCTGCTGTCGGCCGCGGTCAAGGCCATCCGCGCCGGCGACCGCGCCGCCACGGTGCCGCACCGCGCCGAGACGCCCGGCGGCCCGCTCCCCCGCACGCCGGCGGCCGAGACCCTGGCCACCCTGCAGACCGCCGTCCTGACCGGCGACCCGGTCTGGATCGGCTACGTCAACGCGGAGGGCGCGGCCAGCCAGCGCGTCATCGAACCGGTCCGCGTCGAGGGCGGCTTCGTCACCGCCTTCGACCAGTTCCACGAGGAGATGCGCACCTTCTCCCTCCACCGCATCACCGGCGTCGCCGAACTGGCGGCCGACGAGGCCTGA
- a CDS encoding PH domain-containing protein, with protein sequence MSTDSPDPAVESLPAETAGWRRLHPFTPFLRGWALLAALVFGVVRNAHDLLHDLTADRVGLGLSLIVPLALGYGFLAWRFTRFRVDGTQLRVERGVLFRRTRDIRLDRVQAIDVVRPLAARLTGVAVLKFDAAGGEKARSTLEYLAVGQAVALRAELLARAAGLAPDAGEAPQRVLYALPGGRLLGSIALSVATWVWAISAAVVSLPLLLEGHLAGLFTALPLLAALWASTFKRFAAEFSFTVAESPDGLRIGTGLLERKHQTVPPGRVQAVRIDEPLLWRAAGWARVRLNVAGQSEKASVLLPVAPKAEAVALLSRLWPGLDLDAVELTRPPRRARWIAPFWAARSGCGHDERVFVSVKGLAVRRTEVIPHAKPQSLALRQNPLTRALGLAELQLHSTKGPVAVTARFRDLAEAQALLDAQAHRSRTGRHTDTPARWATG encoded by the coding sequence GTGAGCACCGACAGCCCGGATCCCGCCGTGGAGTCCCTGCCCGCCGAGACCGCGGGCTGGCGACGGCTGCATCCCTTCACCCCGTTCCTGCGCGGCTGGGCGCTGCTCGCGGCCCTGGTCTTCGGCGTCGTCCGCAACGCGCACGATCTCCTCCACGACCTCACCGCCGACCGGGTCGGCCTCGGCCTGTCCTTGATCGTTCCGCTCGCGCTCGGGTACGGCTTCCTCGCCTGGCGCTTCACCCGCTTCCGGGTGGACGGCACCCAGCTGCGGGTCGAGCGCGGCGTGCTCTTCCGGCGGACTCGCGACATCCGGCTCGACCGGGTCCAGGCCATCGACGTCGTCCGCCCGCTCGCCGCGCGGCTGACCGGCGTGGCGGTGCTCAAGTTCGACGCCGCCGGGGGTGAGAAGGCCCGGTCGACGCTGGAGTACCTGGCGGTCGGCCAGGCTGTCGCGCTCCGTGCGGAGCTGCTCGCCCGTGCGGCCGGGCTGGCCCCGGACGCGGGCGAGGCGCCGCAGCGCGTCCTGTACGCGCTGCCGGGGGGACGGCTGCTCGGATCCATCGCGCTGAGCGTCGCCACCTGGGTCTGGGCGATCAGCGCCGCGGTGGTCTCCCTGCCGCTGCTCCTGGAGGGGCACCTGGCCGGGCTGTTCACGGCGCTGCCGCTGCTGGCGGCGCTCTGGGCCAGCACGTTCAAGCGCTTCGCGGCGGAGTTCTCCTTCACGGTGGCCGAATCCCCCGACGGCCTGCGGATCGGGACCGGTCTGCTGGAGCGCAAGCACCAGACGGTGCCGCCGGGCCGGGTGCAGGCGGTGCGGATCGACGAGCCGCTGCTGTGGCGGGCGGCGGGCTGGGCCCGGGTGCGGCTGAACGTGGCGGGGCAGAGCGAGAAGGCCTCCGTGCTGCTGCCGGTGGCGCCGAAGGCCGAGGCGGTGGCCCTGCTGTCCCGGCTCTGGCCGGGCCTGGACCTGGACGCCGTCGAACTGACCCGGCCGCCGCGCCGGGCCCGCTGGATCGCACCGTTCTGGGCTGCTCGCTCCGGCTGCGGGCACGACGAGCGGGTCTTCGTCAGCGTCAAGGGCCTGGCCGTGCGCCGCACCGAGGTGATCCCGCACGCCAAGCCGCAGAGCCTGGCGCTGAGGCAGAACCCCCTGACCCGGGCGCTCGGCCTGGCGGAGCTCCAGCTCCACTCCACGAAGGGCCCGGTCGCGGTCACCGCCCGCTTCCGCGACCTGGCCGAGGCCCAGGCCCTCCTGGACGCGCAGGCCCACCGCTCCCGCACCGGCCGCCACACCGACACCCCCGCCCGCTGGGCCACCGGCTGA